The Caldicellulosiruptor changbaiensis genome has a segment encoding these proteins:
- the rplJ gene encoding 50S ribosomal protein L10, giving the protein MPKSRALKEQLLNEYKEKLSKAKAGVIVCNHGITVEQDTALRKKLREAGVEYKVVKKTLFTFAVRENNLSELEQFFEGPIAIALSYDDPVKVAKVLKEGAKDLEKLEIRGGFIEGKVISAKEVDALSKLPSKEELVAKMLGGLNAPMSGLVYVLSGTIRKLVLALDAIAKKQSA; this is encoded by the coding sequence GTGCCAAAATCAAGAGCATTGAAAGAACAGCTTTTAAATGAGTACAAAGAAAAGCTCTCAAAGGCAAAAGCGGGCGTTATTGTATGTAATCATGGAATCACAGTTGAGCAGGATACAGCTTTGAGAAAAAAACTCAGAGAAGCAGGAGTGGAATACAAAGTAGTAAAGAAAACGTTATTTACCTTTGCAGTAAGAGAAAACAACTTGTCAGAACTTGAACAGTTTTTTGAAGGACCAATTGCAATTGCCCTTTCTTATGATGATCCTGTAAAGGTTGCAAAGGTTTTAAAAGAAGGTGCAAAAGACCTTGAAAAGTTAGAAATTAGAGGCGGGTTTATTGAAGGCAAAGTAATTTCTGCAAAAGAGGTTGATGCACTTTCAAAACTTCCGTCAAAAGAAGAACTTGTTGCAAAGATGCTTGGCGGCTTGAATGCGCCTATGTCTGGGCTTGTTTATGTACTCTCTGGTACTATTCGAAAGCTTGTTCTGGCACTCGATGCTATTGCTAAAAAGCAGAGTGCTTAA
- the ispD gene encoding 2-C-methyl-D-erythritol 4-phosphate cytidylyltransferase translates to MTTFALVCAAGSGKRFGGSTPKQFLFLEDKMVIEYSLCVFENSPFIDGVVILIPNGYKDIGDVLKEKYKKVLFWDYGEDERAKTVKKGLELIKGMCNFVAIHDAARPFIDLELIEKLILEVKSSFAVAPAVSAKDTVKYVVDGYVQNTIPRENVYLVQTPQVFKFDLIYGAYEKFKDTCFTDDLQYVEALGIKPKIVENSSLNFKITTKEDMVFAKAIVEQFLK, encoded by the coding sequence ATGACAACTTTTGCTCTTGTATGTGCTGCAGGTAGCGGCAAAAGGTTTGGGGGTAGCACCCCCAAACAATTTTTGTTTTTAGAAGACAAAATGGTAATTGAATATTCACTTTGCGTATTTGAAAACTCACCTTTTATAGACGGTGTTGTAATTTTAATTCCAAACGGTTATAAAGATATTGGAGATGTACTCAAAGAAAAATACAAGAAAGTGCTCTTTTGGGATTATGGAGAAGATGAGAGAGCAAAGACGGTGAAAAAAGGCCTTGAACTTATAAAGGGTATGTGTAATTTTGTTGCTATACACGATGCTGCCCGTCCTTTTATTGATCTGGAATTAATAGAAAAATTAATTTTAGAGGTGAAGAGCAGCTTTGCAGTTGCACCAGCTGTGTCAGCAAAGGATACTGTAAAGTATGTAGTTGATGGATATGTACAAAATACAATTCCAAGAGAAAATGTCTATTTGGTCCAGACGCCACAGGTTTTCAAGTTTGATTTGATATATGGGGCGTATGAAAAGTTTAAAGACACCTGTTTTACTGATGATCTGCAATATGTAGAGGCGCTTGGCATAAAACCAAAGATAGTGGAAAATAGCAGTTTGAATTTTAAGATTACCACAAAAGAGGATATGGTTTTTGCAAAGGCCATTGTGGAGCAGTTTTTAAAATAG
- a CDS encoding calcium-translocating P-type ATPase, PMCA-type: protein MVNKLLEFHGSGLSSNEAEKNIERFGLNEIKLENKKSALSIFFDQFKDILVVILALSTAVSFLLGEFLDAVVIFFLIILNGILGFVQEFRAERAVESLKNYISYKAKVIRDRKVDVIETKFVTINDIVIIEEGDRVPADGILVEGFSLSIDESILTGESVPAEKDVKGENKLYMGTYVIKGKGVMKVTSIGLDTKMGKIAKALTEIKETKTPLELRLNQLGKLLALICLSVCAIIVILGILRKQNIYEMFMIGISLAVAAIPEGLPAVVTITLAIGVQRMAKKNALIRKLSSVETLGCVNIICSDKTGTLTENKMTVKRIETVDMSIEVEGTGYDLKGRILSNGRIVKNQLLDYIMLCAINCNNAEFEDDKNEQFKISGDPTEIALLVLAKKYRENLNKGVRIIEIPFDSHRRYMGVVVKYDQNSILFVKGAFEKLIDKCKYYMSECGTIKQLGYNEKRIITKKNESMCMSSMRVLLLCMKYGSDTVDGMILLGLVGMIDPAKRGVKLAIEKAKRAGVKTIMITGDHKLTAFSIAKELGIASSFEEVVEGEELEKDEKVFERNIDKISVFARVDPLNKLRIVRMLKKKGNIIAMTGDGVNDAPAIKEADIGIAMGISGSDVTKEAASMILLDDNYTTIVHAIEEGRLIYNNIKKFIKYLLACNIGEVLIMFFTSLLNLPIALLPMQILWINLVTDGFPAAALSMSKSEDSLMRQKPRPKDESIFAGGLLKEIVLRGFAIGCFATLSFYLPIMKGYDIKMARTIAFATLVLSQLIYSFECSTQKRNIFNMLFGNLYLLFSVIISFVLFLLVIYIPQLGIVFEVNCLGYLEWGIIIICSLFPSLLHSIFAKNI, encoded by the coding sequence ATGGTGAATAAGCTACTTGAATTTCATGGAAGTGGACTTTCATCAAATGAGGCAGAAAAGAATATTGAAAGATTTGGGCTAAACGAGATAAAGCTTGAGAACAAAAAAAGTGCTCTCTCAATATTTTTTGACCAATTCAAAGACATTTTAGTTGTAATCTTAGCCCTTTCTACGGCTGTGTCATTTTTGCTTGGTGAGTTTTTAGATGCTGTGGTCATCTTTTTCTTGATAATTCTAAATGGAATATTAGGGTTTGTGCAGGAATTTAGAGCAGAAAGGGCTGTAGAATCGCTCAAAAACTATATCTCGTACAAAGCAAAAGTAATAAGAGATAGAAAGGTAGATGTGATAGAGACAAAATTCGTAACAATAAATGACATTGTAATAATTGAAGAGGGGGACAGAGTTCCTGCAGATGGCATTTTAGTCGAGGGTTTTTCTTTGTCTATAGATGAATCAATTTTAACTGGCGAGTCAGTTCCGGCTGAAAAGGACGTAAAAGGCGAAAACAAGCTTTATATGGGTACTTATGTTATAAAAGGGAAAGGTGTAATGAAAGTAACATCAATAGGCCTTGACACGAAAATGGGCAAGATAGCTAAAGCTTTAACAGAAATTAAGGAAACTAAAACTCCGCTGGAGCTGAGGCTGAATCAACTTGGAAAGTTATTGGCCTTGATTTGTCTTAGCGTATGTGCCATTATAGTTATACTGGGGATTTTAAGAAAGCAGAACATTTATGAAATGTTTATGATAGGCATTTCTTTGGCAGTTGCAGCAATTCCAGAAGGGCTTCCTGCTGTTGTGACAATAACCTTAGCAATAGGTGTTCAAAGAATGGCAAAAAAGAATGCCCTTATAAGAAAACTTTCATCAGTTGAAACCTTAGGATGTGTGAACATTATCTGTTCAGATAAGACAGGAACATTGACAGAAAACAAGATGACAGTTAAGAGAATAGAAACAGTTGATATGAGCATTGAAGTTGAGGGTACAGGATATGACTTAAAAGGAAGAATATTGTCAAATGGACGAATTGTAAAAAATCAATTACTTGACTACATAATGCTGTGTGCAATTAATTGTAACAATGCTGAATTTGAAGATGATAAAAATGAACAATTTAAAATTTCAGGTGATCCAACAGAAATAGCACTTTTAGTTCTTGCTAAAAAGTATCGCGAAAATTTAAATAAGGGTGTCAGAATTATAGAAATTCCATTTGATTCTCATAGAAGGTATATGGGGGTTGTTGTCAAATATGATCAAAATAGTATTTTATTTGTCAAAGGGGCCTTTGAAAAGCTAATTGATAAGTGCAAATATTACATGTCTGAATGTGGTACAATAAAACAATTAGGGTATAATGAAAAACGAATTATTACCAAGAAAAATGAGTCAATGTGTATGTCTTCTATGAGGGTTTTGCTTTTGTGTATGAAATATGGTTCAGATACAGTAGATGGCATGATTTTGTTAGGGCTTGTTGGAATGATAGACCCAGCAAAAAGAGGTGTTAAATTGGCAATTGAAAAGGCGAAAAGAGCAGGGGTAAAGACAATTATGATTACAGGTGACCACAAACTAACAGCCTTTTCAATTGCAAAAGAGCTTGGTATTGCATCTTCATTTGAAGAAGTAGTAGAAGGAGAAGAGTTAGAGAAAGACGAAAAAGTATTTGAGAGAAATATAGATAAGATTTCAGTATTTGCGAGGGTTGACCCATTGAACAAATTAAGGATTGTAAGAATGCTCAAGAAAAAAGGGAATATTATTGCAATGACAGGAGATGGAGTAAATGATGCTCCGGCAATCAAAGAAGCGGATATAGGAATTGCAATGGGAATAAGCGGTAGTGATGTTACAAAAGAAGCAGCGTCAATGATTTTGCTTGACGATAACTATACCACCATTGTCCATGCAATTGAAGAGGGAAGACTTATTTATAACAATATAAAAAAATTTATAAAATACCTACTTGCCTGCAACATTGGAGAAGTTTTGATAATGTTCTTCACATCCCTTTTGAATCTGCCAATTGCGCTTTTGCCAATGCAAATTTTATGGATAAATCTTGTGACAGATGGTTTTCCTGCAGCAGCTCTTTCAATGTCAAAGAGTGAAGATAGTCTCATGAGACAAAAGCCAAGACCAAAAGATGAAAGCATTTTTGCAGGAGGGCTTTTAAAAGAAATAGTTTTAAGAGGTTTTGCAATTGGCTGCTTTGCAACTTTGTCATTTTACCTTCCTATTATGAAAGGATATGATATAAAAATGGCAAGAACGATTGCATTTGCAACACTTGTTTTGTCACAGCTGATTTATTCATTTGAGTGTTCAACACAAAAAAGGAATATCTTCAACATGTTATTTGGAAATTTATATCTACTATTTAGCGTAATTATATCATTTGTATTATTTTTACTGGTAATATATATACCACAGCTGGGTATAGTATTTGAGGTAAATTGTTTGGGATATCTGGAGTGGGGGATTATCATAATTTGTTCATTATTTCCTTCTCTGCTTCATTCTATATTTGCAAAAAATATCTAA
- a CDS encoding ABC transporter ATP-binding protein has translation MDNLKKLSPYFEKYKKLLVIGFTLIALSISLGMINPYISKMVIDEAITKRKYNLLAPLLMSMLLVSLIRGLIRYTHSYIFESVSQNILYDLRESLYKFLERQTYEFYDKTRTGELMARMTGDLEGIRMFFSTAISLLVENILNFSISLTIMFLLNVKLTLALLLSTPLLLVLVYFFDKTIRPEFIKIREKYSKLNTATQENITGIRVVKAFSQEDFEIEKFSSANRDYKEQNITVGLIWGRFFPMIEAVTSLLVLIIFALGGFMVINKSITIGTLMAFQGYLWAIVWPLRSLGWIISMVERANASCERVFSLLYTPIKIKGKPTQYEVKEGSVKFENVYFKHFGNIVLEDINFDIKPKMKVAIIGPTGSGKSSLVNLIPRFYDVSAGKVLVDGVDVRDYDLKKLRSAISIIPQETFLFSDTIANNIAYGVENATFEDIVKAAKLAQAHDFIMEFPEGYETLVGERGIGLSGGQKQRIAIARALLIKPKILILDDATSAVDMETEYLIHQALEEYFKDCTVFIIAHRISMIKDCDIIFYLENGKIVEQGTHNELLAMRGKYYNIFVQQYKDIYSTQKEGD, from the coding sequence GTGGACAATTTAAAAAAACTATCACCTTATTTTGAAAAATACAAAAAGCTTTTAGTAATTGGATTTACTTTAATTGCTTTATCAATATCCCTCGGTATGATAAATCCTTACATCTCAAAAATGGTAATTGACGAAGCAATCACTAAAAGAAAATATAATTTACTTGCTCCACTTTTAATGAGCATGCTTCTTGTGAGTCTTATCAGGGGTTTGATTCGTTATACACACTCTTATATATTTGAGAGCGTTTCCCAGAATATTCTATATGATTTAAGAGAAAGTCTTTACAAATTTTTGGAAAGGCAAACATATGAATTTTATGATAAAACACGAACGGGTGAACTAATGGCACGTATGACAGGAGATTTAGAAGGCATCAGGATGTTTTTTTCAACCGCTATATCCCTGCTTGTTGAAAACATTTTAAACTTTTCTATTTCCCTTACAATAATGTTCCTTTTAAATGTTAAGCTCACTCTTGCATTGCTTCTTTCAACTCCACTTTTGCTGGTCCTTGTTTACTTTTTTGATAAGACAATAAGACCTGAATTTATTAAGATCCGCGAAAAGTATTCAAAACTAAACACAGCAACACAAGAGAATATAACTGGTATAAGGGTTGTAAAGGCATTTTCCCAAGAAGATTTTGAAATTGAAAAGTTTTCGTCTGCAAATAGAGACTACAAAGAACAGAACATCACAGTGGGACTTATCTGGGGAAGATTTTTTCCAATGATTGAAGCTGTGACCTCTTTGCTTGTTTTGATTATCTTTGCACTGGGGGGTTTTATGGTCATAAATAAATCAATCACAATTGGCACTCTTATGGCCTTTCAAGGCTATTTGTGGGCAATTGTATGGCCACTCAGGTCCTTGGGATGGATTATTAGTATGGTTGAAAGAGCAAATGCTTCATGCGAAAGAGTTTTTAGTCTTCTGTACACACCAATTAAAATCAAAGGAAAACCTACACAATATGAAGTGAAAGAAGGTTCTGTCAAATTTGAAAACGTGTACTTTAAACACTTTGGAAACATTGTTTTAGAAGATATCAATTTTGATATAAAACCTAAAATGAAAGTAGCCATAATAGGCCCAACTGGCTCAGGAAAATCATCACTTGTAAATCTAATACCTCGTTTTTATGATGTTTCAGCAGGAAAAGTTTTGGTGGACGGGGTTGATGTAAGGGATTATGACTTAAAAAAACTAAGAAGTGCGATATCTATTATTCCTCAAGAGACTTTCTTGTTCTCTGATACAATTGCCAATAACATTGCTTATGGTGTTGAAAATGCAACGTTTGAGGATATAGTAAAGGCAGCTAAGCTTGCCCAAGCTCACGATTTTATTATGGAGTTTCCAGAAGGATATGAGACACTTGTTGGTGAGAGAGGAATTGGACTTTCAGGTGGACAAAAACAAAGAATTGCCATTGCAAGAGCTCTTTTAATAAAGCCAAAGATATTAATACTTGATGATGCAACCTCTGCAGTTGACATGGAAACAGAATATCTTATTCATCAGGCTTTGGAAGAGTATTTTAAAGATTGTACAGTTTTTATAATTGCTCACAGAATCTCAATGATCAAAGATTGTGATATCATATTTTATCTTGAAAATGGTAAGATAGTGGAGCAAGGTACTCACAATGAGCTTTTGGCAATGAGAGGCAAATATTATAACATCTTTGTCCAGCAATACAAAGACATCTATAGCACACAAAAAGAAGGTGATTAA
- a CDS encoding Asp23/Gls24 family envelope stress response protein, with amino-acid sequence MKVYALVGPSGSGKSYKALIVAKMIDANAIIDDGILVYNSKLIAGKSAKKEPTYLASIRRALFMEDDHANEVKEAIKRLNIDKILILATSKQMAQKIAQRLELGRIEKFIDIHEVSTDSEIKKAMTTRNKEGKHVVPVPTFEIKKDFSGLLIYPLRVFKRINLNDYIIAEKTIVRPTFSYLGEYTISENVLIAYIKNVLKKNPNIARILSINLAIKNNLLYIKVELILKFGCNIKLVLEKVQREIKEEIEYYTSINVEYIHLIAKGVQVLT; translated from the coding sequence GTGAAGGTATATGCACTGGTTGGACCAAGCGGTTCAGGGAAGAGCTATAAAGCCTTGATTGTTGCTAAGATGATAGATGCAAACGCCATCATTGATGATGGCATTTTGGTGTATAATTCAAAGTTAATAGCAGGAAAATCGGCCAAAAAAGAGCCTACATATTTAGCATCCATAAGAAGAGCTCTTTTTATGGAGGATGACCATGCAAATGAGGTAAAGGAGGCTATAAAGAGGCTTAACATTGACAAAATATTGATTTTGGCCACTTCAAAGCAGATGGCACAAAAGATTGCGCAGCGTTTAGAGCTTGGTAGAATTGAAAAATTTATTGACATTCATGAGGTTTCGACCGACTCAGAGATTAAAAAAGCAATGACAACAAGAAATAAAGAAGGAAAACATGTGGTGCCAGTGCCAACATTTGAGATAAAAAAGGACTTTTCGGGGTTATTAATATATCCTTTGAGAGTTTTTAAAAGAATAAATTTAAACGACTACATTATTGCTGAAAAAACAATTGTAAGACCCACATTTAGTTATCTTGGAGAGTATACAATTTCTGAAAATGTTTTGATTGCCTATATAAAAAATGTATTAAAGAAAAATCCAAATATTGCAAGAATACTATCCATAAATCTTGCTATAAAAAACAACCTTTTGTATATAAAAGTAGAACTTATCTTGAAATTTGGTTGCAATATTAAATTGGTACTTGAAAAAGTTCAGAGAGAGATAAAGGAAGAAATAGAATATTATACATCAATAAATGTTGAATACATTCATCTTATTGCAAAGGGTGTCCAAGTTTTAACTTAA
- the rplL gene encoding 50S ribosomal protein L7/L12 codes for MASEKVQKLIEEIKTLTVLELSEMVKALEEEFGVTAAAPVAVAAAPVAGAQAAAPAAEEKTEFNVILADAGSDKIKVIKVVREITGLGLKEAKDLVDGAPKPIKENVSKDEAEQIKKKLEEVGAKVELK; via the coding sequence ATGGCAAGCGAGAAGGTTCAAAAATTAATTGAAGAGATTAAGACTTTGACAGTTTTAGAGCTTTCTGAAATGGTAAAAGCATTAGAAGAAGAATTTGGTGTTACAGCAGCAGCTCCAGTTGCTGTTGCAGCAGCTCCAGTTGCAGGTGCTCAGGCAGCAGCTCCAGCAGCTGAGGAGAAGACAGAGTTCAATGTTATCTTAGCAGATGCAGGTAGCGACAAGATTAAAGTTATCAAGGTTGTAAGAGAGATTACTGGTCTTGGTCTAAAAGAGGCAAAGGACCTTGTTGATGGTGCTCCAAAGCCAATTAAAGAAAATGTTTCAAAGGACGAAGCTGAGCAGATTAAGAAGAAGTTAGAAGAAGTTGGTGCAAAGGTTGAGCTCAAGTAA
- a CDS encoding ABC transporter ATP-binding protein, which yields MSTTSKRLRIEEDEPITKPFNWSQFIRLLSYIKPYKKYFLYSFLLMILATFYNLAGPYLIRLVIDIDIPKRNIHGLFYKASFYITLTLLYVLSLRIRTIFMTKLGNNVVSDIRMHLFTHLQKLSLNFFDNRPAGKIMVRVMNDVDSLSELLSNSILNVLIDTLSLSFIIIIMLSIDVKLSLVAFFVLPFLIVVIMFLKNSIRVRWQDVRKKSSTLNAYIHESIQGMKITQAFVREETNLQIFKELNTIFKNTWMKAIRVNNLFWPTIDFTGTLSTVLIFLFGVWMMKRGYTTLGTVIAFSNYMGMFWQPINNISNFYNQLLVAMASTERIFEILDIQPDVKDSPHAYDLPPIKGEIRFENVSFSYEEGKPVLKDVSFTIKPGETIALVGETGAGKTTIISLLARFYDPQMGRILIDGHDIRNVTLKSLRKQMGIMLQDTFIFSGTVADNIRYAKPDATMDEVIKAAKTVNAHEFIMKMENGYDTEVNERGSRLSIGQRQLIAFARALLADPKILILDEATSAVDTQTEVLIQEAIEKLTKDRTSIIIAHRLSTIRNADRIFVIHNGQIVEEGNHQQLLEKRGFYYNLYTSQFKYFEK from the coding sequence TTGAGCACAACATCAAAAAGACTCAGAATTGAAGAAGATGAACCTATAACAAAACCTTTCAACTGGAGTCAGTTCATAAGGTTACTAAGTTATATTAAACCATACAAAAAATACTTTTTGTACTCATTTTTATTGATGATTCTTGCTACCTTTTACAACCTTGCTGGACCTTATTTGATAAGACTTGTAATTGACATTGACATTCCGAAGAGAAATATCCATGGCCTTTTTTACAAAGCCTCTTTTTATATTACATTGACGCTTTTGTATGTCCTGAGCCTGAGAATTCGTACAATCTTTATGACAAAACTTGGTAACAATGTTGTCTCAGATATACGAATGCATCTTTTTACTCACCTTCAGAAATTGTCTCTTAACTTTTTTGATAACCGCCCTGCTGGGAAGATTATGGTAAGAGTGATGAATGATGTAGACTCTCTGTCAGAGCTTTTGTCAAATAGTATTTTAAATGTGCTGATTGACACACTAAGTCTTTCTTTTATCATAATAATAATGCTTTCTATTGATGTCAAACTGTCGTTGGTTGCTTTTTTTGTTCTACCTTTTTTAATAGTAGTAATCATGTTTTTGAAAAACTCTATAAGAGTAAGATGGCAAGATGTGAGGAAAAAGTCTTCCACGTTGAATGCATACATACACGAGAGTATTCAAGGAATGAAGATAACACAAGCCTTTGTCAGAGAAGAGACAAACTTGCAAATCTTTAAAGAACTTAACACCATATTTAAAAATACATGGATGAAAGCAATCAGGGTAAACAACCTGTTCTGGCCCACAATTGACTTTACAGGAACACTTTCAACTGTTCTTATATTTCTATTTGGTGTGTGGATGATGAAAAGAGGGTATACAACACTTGGCACAGTTATAGCATTTTCAAATTACATGGGTATGTTCTGGCAGCCGATAAACAATATCTCAAACTTTTATAATCAGCTTCTTGTTGCTATGGCCTCAACAGAGAGAATATTTGAAATACTTGATATCCAACCTGATGTTAAAGATAGCCCTCATGCTTATGATTTGCCCCCAATTAAAGGCGAAATCAGGTTTGAGAATGTCTCTTTTTCGTATGAAGAAGGAAAGCCTGTATTAAAAGATGTGTCATTTACAATAAAACCAGGAGAGACAATAGCTTTAGTTGGCGAAACTGGTGCGGGAAAAACAACTATAATAAGCCTCCTCGCAAGATTCTATGACCCACAAATGGGAAGGATACTAATTGATGGACATGATATAAGAAATGTAACCTTAAAGTCCCTAAGAAAACAGATGGGAATTATGCTTCAAGACACTTTTATCTTCTCTGGAACGGTAGCAGACAATATTCGATACGCAAAACCTGACGCCACCATGGATGAAGTAATAAAGGCTGCAAAGACTGTAAATGCTCATGAATTTATAATGAAAATGGAAAATGGATATGACACAGAAGTAAATGAAAGAGGAAGCAGGCTTTCTATCGGTCAAAGACAGCTCATTGCATTTGCGAGAGCTCTTTTAGCAGACCCAAAGATTTTGATACTGGATGAGGCAACATCTGCTGTGGATACTCAAACAGAAGTTCTCATTCAAGAGGCTATTGAAAAGCTCACAAAAGATAGAACCTCAATAATTATTGCCCATAGGCTTTCAACAATCAGAAATGCTGATAGGATATTCGTAATACACAATGGACAGATTGTGGAAGAAGGAAATCATCAACAGCTTCTTGAAAAAAGAGGCTTCTATTATAACTTGTACACATCACAGTTTAAATACTTTGAAAAATGA
- a CDS encoding FAD-dependent oxidoreductase, with protein sequence MKIVIIGGVAAGASAATKARRTNENAQIILFEQGEYVSFANCGLPYYVGGTIPKRGSLLVVREELFRKRYNIDVRVLSQVTKINRDRKTVTVFDKKNNTTYEESYDKLIIATGARPFVLPFLKDCENSYTCFTLYDVDKIKETLTNKLIKKAVVIGAGYIGMELAEQLREIGLECTIVELKDSILPQFDKEMTNPILDTLKTKGIEVKTGVSVIDAKIENGVAKKLILSNGEEIECDVVFQTAGVIPNVELAKEAGLEVNRGIVVNSKMQTSDPDIYAAGDAVEVKSIITGKNVWIPLAGPANKQGRVAGCNAAGGNLEFKGVIGSSIIKVFDWALAKVGLSENECESLGLDYNVTIVHPLHHAGYYPGGKQLTIKLMFDNKTGKIYGAEIVGKEGVDKRADVIATAIYAGLTVFDLENLDLVYAPPFSSAKDPVIMAGMTAANIIRGEVKNILPDRVYDLLDNKEYFILDVRTPEEYEFGHIKGAVNIPVDELRGRINELPKDKKIIAYCGVGFRSYHACLILKANGFDCLNMSGGWTSWRMYYPDLVE encoded by the coding sequence ATGAAGATTGTCATAATTGGAGGCGTTGCAGCTGGAGCATCTGCTGCTACAAAAGCACGCAGAACTAATGAAAATGCTCAGATTATTCTCTTTGAACAAGGTGAATATGTATCTTTTGCAAACTGTGGGCTTCCTTATTATGTTGGTGGTACAATTCCAAAAAGGGGAAGCCTTTTGGTGGTAAGAGAAGAGCTGTTTAGGAAAAGATACAATATTGATGTGAGGGTGCTGTCTCAAGTTACAAAAATCAACCGAGACAGAAAAACAGTAACAGTTTTTGATAAGAAAAACAATACAACCTATGAAGAGAGTTATGATAAACTGATTATAGCAACTGGTGCAAGGCCTTTTGTTTTGCCATTTTTAAAGGATTGTGAAAACTCTTATACCTGTTTTACACTATATGATGTGGATAAAATTAAAGAAACTCTTACAAACAAGCTGATAAAAAAAGCTGTAGTAATTGGTGCTGGGTATATTGGTATGGAACTTGCTGAGCAATTACGTGAGATAGGGCTTGAATGCACAATTGTAGAGTTAAAAGATTCAATCTTGCCACAGTTTGACAAAGAGATGACAAATCCAATTTTGGATACACTAAAGACCAAGGGGATTGAGGTTAAAACTGGTGTTTCTGTAATTGATGCTAAAATTGAAAATGGCGTTGCAAAGAAATTGATACTTTCAAATGGTGAAGAGATAGAATGTGATGTAGTATTTCAGACAGCAGGGGTAATTCCAAATGTAGAGCTTGCAAAAGAGGCAGGGCTTGAAGTTAATAGGGGTATTGTTGTCAATAGCAAAATGCAAACATCTGACCCTGACATATATGCAGCAGGAGATGCAGTTGAAGTCAAAAGCATTATAACAGGCAAAAATGTATGGATACCACTTGCAGGTCCTGCTAACAAACAAGGAAGAGTTGCAGGGTGTAACGCAGCAGGTGGCAATTTGGAGTTCAAGGGCGTTATAGGTAGCTCTATTATTAAAGTGTTTGATTGGGCATTGGCAAAGGTAGGTCTTAGTGAGAATGAATGTGAATCTCTGGGGCTTGACTACAATGTAACAATTGTTCATCCTCTTCACCATGCAGGGTACTATCCAGGTGGCAAACAACTAACCATAAAACTTATGTTTGATAACAAAACAGGTAAGATTTATGGTGCAGAGATTGTTGGAAAAGAAGGAGTGGACAAGCGCGCAGATGTAATTGCAACTGCAATATATGCAGGGCTTACAGTATTTGATTTAGAAAATCTTGACCTTGTTTATGCACCGCCTTTCTCTTCAGCAAAAGACCCTGTTATAATGGCAGGGATGACAGCTGCAAATATCATAAGAGGTGAGGTCAAGAATATCTTACCTGATAGAGTATATGACCTTCTTGATAACAAAGAATATTTTATACTTGATGTCAGAACTCCAGAAGAGTATGAATTTGGGCACATTAAAGGTGCAGTGAATATTCCAGTTGATGAGCTAAGAGGAAGGATAAATGAGCTTCCGAAAGACAAAAAGATAATTGCTTATTGCGGTGTTGGGTTTAGGTCATACCATGCATGTTTGATTTTAAAGGCAAATGGATTTGACTGTCTGAATATGAGTGGTGGCTGGACTTCGTGGAGAATGTACTATCCTGATTTGGTAGAATAA